A single region of the Drosophila miranda strain MSH22 chromosome 2, D.miranda_PacBio2.1, whole genome shotgun sequence genome encodes:
- the LOC108155183 gene encoding zinc finger protein 420-like — translation MPLAALECTRSFPNMNKAMKHRVKHSGVGLFKCQECNAEFIDILYMQIHSKEHSNEHGQSSLLRHTKDDIPMAALEYTRCPHSFPNMDEVMKHRVKHSDVGMFKCQECNAEFIEILYLQIHSKEHAGEQGQLERSQGGTPPSATKQIDSDSEEIDCEMLSCSDSPPLVKMMKLTDPEPAISNPTKKDCTTESLPKKRNITCQECGMKFTFKNNLTRHMRAHTGERPFECTYCEKKYTRKIHLDEHTRIHTGERPYDCLTCGKKFIRKYSLVMHIRAHTGEGLFDCSQCDKKYRDNYALKHHFRNIHSGERLYEKHKQGCSKKKEKRL, via the exons ATGCCACTGGCAGCCTTAGAGTGCACGCGCTCATTCCCGAACATGAATAAGGCGATGAAGCACCGTGTCAAGCACAGCGGCGTTGGCCTGTTTAAATGCCAAGAATGCAATGCGGAATTCATCGACATCCTTTATATGCAGATCCACAGTAAAGAGCACTCTAATGAACATGGTCAAAGCAGTCTATTGAGACATACCAAGGACGACATTCCAATGGCAGCCTTAGAGTACACGCGTTGCCCGCACTCATTTCCGAACATGGATGAGGTGATGAAGCACCGTGTCAAACACAGCGACGTTGGCATGTTTAAATGCCAAGAATGCAATGCAGAATTCATCGAAATACTTTATCTGCAGATCCACAGTAAAGAGCACGCTGGTGAGCAAGGCCAACTGGAGCGTAGCCAAGGAGGTACGCCCCCTAGTGCCACGAAACAGATCGACTCGGACTCCGAGGAGATTGATTGTGAAATGCTCTCCTGCAGTGACAGTCCACCATTGGTAAAGAT GATGAAGCTCACTGACCCCGAACCTGCTATATCAAACCCCACGAAGAAGGACTGCACGACCGAATCCTTGCCAAA AAAACGGAATATTACGTGTCAGGAGTGCGGTATGAAATTTACGTTTAAAAACAACCTGACTAGGCATATGCGTGCTCACACTGGCGAGCGTCCCTTCGAGTGCACGTATTGCGAGAAGAAATATACGCGCAAGATTCACCTAGATGAGCACACTCGTATTCACACTGGCGAACGTCCTTACGATTGCTTGACTTGCGGCAAGAAATTTATTCGCAAGTATTCTCTGGTTATGCACATTCGGGCCCACACTGGCGAAGGACTTTTCGATTGCTCGCAGTGCGACAAAAAATATAGAGATAATTACGCGCTAAAGCACCATTTTCGTAATATTCACAGTGGCGAACGTCTTTACGAGAAACATAAGCAAGGGTGCTCCAAAAAGAAGGAGAAAAGGCTTTGA
- the LOC108155889 gene encoding mitogen-activated protein kinase kinase kinase 15, which translates to MDVVCVIDTVVGDHLEDRICALEEVKRAVQAAGANFQRVQFEKLDFGESNVMETFYNADVAVIDLSVLAQQRTLSYHYGVRESFGMKEIILIYNDVESKQTLSLKVSCGNYLFLSYKLNAESNSCLLTNQPNSKDQPGDGRVSTLQGRLRRKLQDVEIQSKAHMREKFLSDMRTARDTYATNGAKLQSILHEMRKRLDDPHVLSGEVVHSFMCSLRDVQDYDAMVRLVNDLKNIPNTRKFVEAGNMSFLYAFALNRRNRKGDREKALESSLKALEKKENHFPDMLCLCGRIYKDIFVESDYTDATSLAHAIKWYRQSFEVQPNEYAGINLATLLVIEGKEFSNTEELQHIGMTLNNLIGKKGSLSTLSEYWDVATFFEISVLAEDYAKAIQAAECMFKLKPPNWYLKSTIGNISLIHRFRKKPEDRMPPIEEQVFQFWMDFFLEATNTEEIKNSIRFPILILEPQKIYMPSYVTINMDADEKSIQIVNICLAHSKNTCKKLHDFIFVASKIKSVSLYKRDDRCAYLYVHHNSDDFQIYFPSSECRQKFYDLILEMTADQEVFVNLSNDDAQIEYEYDYDEQNRKMVLGKGTYGTVYAARDKQTQVRIAIKEVPEKNSQDVQPLHEEIKLHSQLRHRNIVQYLGSRSEDGFFKIFMEQVPGGSLSDLLETKWGPLKDNESTMAFYSKQILEGLKYLHEQDIVHRDIKGDNVLVNTYSGVVKISDFGTSKRLARINPMTETFTGTLQYMAPEVIDQGVRGYGPAADIWSFGCTNVEMATGKPPFIELGCAQAAMFKVGYHKKHPNIPVELSTNAKNFILRCFAISVLDRPSASQLLEDPFLADKPRKPRPGLPINTDFGRSISVPADRLVNKTTAPLTYNTTYNTPTTPELDVTHSSSVDIDELPSLLERRNSSGFLLSPEIEPSTPSLRTSISETSETDGFYRLKKDSQRRTTLSKVLALDESKMCDIWLKKIDADQNSIAIRKSDLEVLIRGLRDYIINENEKHLEATINELKQKLNNDAVALDHLHLALYSFQDVVVCVLRYHCIKPHWMFALDNLVKRAVQAAVTIFSPELGANLADKDLSGNDDESVQTSPLQHAGSSDSQEKQQCLEKVLPSISSGGVLPSDSGYDGALHSSVEYVRILRDIRENQHKLQRQMMEQQRQSMRALHNISQELAHIYMGGRKRLRRTINGFNKKCHRMSPNAAAAGGAGSARPALSGNPRRQLNKHNFGLHEIDEQLEQWLTQQDIDEFSKTLILNEGFTFEDFIYNMEKLDLMRLGLRVGIEVRLWKLIIQERVCTSSDCLDSPPSTYHKPIGGGGSSLNNNTLASPTTTTPGTPGTSGSIKTKIKKSESEYDSCSE; encoded by the exons ATGGACGTTGTTTGTGTAATTGATACCGTCGTGGGCGATCATCTGGAAGATCGCATCTGTGCCCTGGAGGAGGTCAAACGGGCCGTACAGGCGGCCGGGGCTAACTTTCAGCGTGTCCAG TTTGAGAAATTGGATTTCGGCGAATCGAATGTGATGGAAACATTCTACAATGCCGATGTTGCGGTGATAGATTTGAGTGTTTTGGCCCAGCAGCGAACGCTCTCGTATCACTATGGGGTGCGGGAGAGTTTTGGCATGAAGGAAATCATCTTAATCTACAACGATGTGGAATCCAAACAGACGCTCAGCCTTAAG GTCTCTTGTGGAAATTACTTGTTTCTCAGCTACAAACTGAATGCAGAGAGCAACAGCTGTCTTTTGACCAATCAACCCAATAGCAAAGATCAACCCGGAGACGGACGCGTGAGCACACTGCAAGGTCGTCTCCGTAGAAAGCTTCAAGATGTAGAAATCCAATCAAA AGCACACATGAGGGAAAAGTTCTTGAGCGACATGCGGACAGCCAGGGATACGTATGCCACCAATGGAGCCAAGCTGCAGAGCATACTCCATGAGATGCGCAAGCGTCTGGATGATCCGCATGTACTCTCCGGCGAGGTGGTGCACAGTTTTATGTGCTCGCTAAGGGATGTGCAGGACTACGATGCCATGGTGCGGCTGGTTAATGATCTGAAGAATATACCAAACACCCGCAAGTTTGTGGAGGCGGGAAACATGAGTTTCCTCTATGCCTTTGCCCTGAATCGCAGAAACCGCAAGGGGGATAGAGAGAAGGCCCTGGAGTCATCACTGAAAGCCCTCGAAAAGAAGGAGAACCACTTCCCGGACATGCTGTGCCTGTGCGGTCGCATCTACAAGGACATCTTTGTGGAGTCGGATTACACGGACGCCACCAGTCTGGCGCATGCCATCAAATGGTACCGCCAGAGCTTCGAAGTGCAGCCAAATGAGTACGCGGGCATCAATCTGGCCACTCTGCTGGTCATCGAGGGCAAGGAATTCAGCAACACGGAGGAACTGCAGCACATTGGCATGACCCTGAACAATCTCATCGGGAAAAAGGGCAGCCTCTCGACGCTGAGCGAATACTGGGATGTGGCCACATTCTTTGAGATCTCTGTGCTGGCCGAGGATTATGCCAAGGCCATTCAGGCGGCCGAATGCATGTTCAAGCTGAAGCCCCCCAATTGGTATCTAAAGTCAACGATTGGCAACATTTCGTTGATCCATAGGTTCCGCAAGAAGCCCGAGGATCGTATGCCCCCCATCGAAGAGCAGGTCTTTCAGTTCTGGATGGATTTCTTCTTGGAGGCCACAAATACAGAGGAGATTAAGAACAGCATACGATTTCCCATATTG ATCCTCGAGCCACAGAAGATCTATATGCCCAGCTATGTGACCATCAACATGGATGCCGATGAAAAATCCATACAGATTGTGAACATCTGTCTGGCGCACTCAAAGAACACCTGCAAGAAGCTCCACGATTTCATCTTTGTGGCCTCGAAAATCAAATCCGTGAGCCTGTACAAGCGCGATGATCGCTGCGCGTATCTTTATGTCCATCACAATTCGGATGACTTTCAAATCTACTTTCCATCGTCCGAGTGCCGGCAAAAGTTTTACGATTTGATATTGGAAATGACGGCCGATCAGGAGGTGTTTGTTAATCTCAGCAATGACGATGCACAAATAGAG TACGAATACGATTACGATGAGCAGAATCGCAAGATGGTCCTGGGCAAGGGCACCTACGGCACAGTGTATGCCGCCAGGGATAAGCAAACGCAAGTGCGGATTGCCATCAAGGAGGTGCCGGAGAAAAACTCGCAGGATGTGCAGCCACTCCACGAAGAGATCAAGCTCCACTCGCAGCTGCGGCATCGGAATATTGTACAGTATTTGGGCTCACGCTCGGAGGATGGTTTCTTCAAGATCTTCATGGAGCAGGTGCCGGGAGGATCGCTATCCGATTTGCTCGAGACCAAATGGGGTCCGCTCAAGGACAACGAGTCCACCATGGCCTTCTACTCCAAGCAGATACTGGAGGGACTCAAGTACCTGCACGAGCAGGACATTGTCCATCGCGACATCAAGGGCGACAATGTTCTGGTGAACACGTACAGTGGTGTCGTCAAGATCTCCGATTTTGGCACCTCCAAGCGACTCGCGCGCATCAATCCCATGACGGAGACCTTCACTGGCACCCTGCAGTACATGGCGCCCGAGGTGATTGATCAGGGGGTGCGAGGCTATGGCCCGGCGGCAGATATCTGGTCCTTTGGCTGCACAAATGTGGAGATGGCCACCGGGAAACCGCCGTTCATTGAGCTCGGCTGCGCCCAGGCGGCCATGTTCAAGGTGGGGTACCACAAGAAGCATCCAAATATACCCGTAGAGCTGTCCACGAATGCCAAGAACTTTATTTTGCGTTGCTTTGCCATAAGCGTGTTGGATAGACCATCGGCCTCACAGCTGCTGGAGGATCCCTTCCTGGCTGA CAAACCACGCAAGCCGCGACCTGGCTTACCCATCAATACGGACTTTGGCAGGAGCATTTCGGTGCCAGCGGATCGCCTGGTAAATAAAACGACGGCTCCATTGACCTACAATACCACCTACAATACGCCCACCACACCAGAACTGGA CGTTACTCACTCATCTTCTGTGGATATTGATGAGCTGCCCAGCCTGCTGGAACGCCGCAACTCTTCCGGATTTCTGCTCTCTCCCGAGATTGAACCCTCTACGCCATCGCTGCGCACTAGCATCAGTGAGACGAGCGAAACGGATGGCTTTTATAGGCTGAAAAAGGACTCGCAGCGACGCACCACTCTATCGAAAGTCCTCGCTTTGGATGAGTCCAAGATGTGTGACATCTGGCTGAAGAAAATCGACGCGGATCAAAATTCAATTGCCATCCGGAAGAGCGATTTGGAGGTGCTGATACGCGGATTAAGGGACTACATTATAAACGAGAATGAGAAGCATTTGGAGGCAACGATCAATGAGCTAAAGCAGAAGCTAAACAACGATGCAGTGGCCTTGGATCATCTGCATTTGGCTCTGTACTCCTTTCAGGATGTAGTCGTCTGTGTGCTGAGGTACCACTGCATCAAGCCGCATTGGATGTTCGCCTTAGATAATCTCGTGAAGCGTGCGGTGCAGGCAGCCGTCACCATCTTCTCACCGGAACTGGGGGCCAACCTGGCGGACAAGGATCTATCTGGCAACGATGATGAGAGCGTACAGACCTCACCGCTGCAGCATGCAGGCTCCTCGGACAGTCAGGAGAAGCAGCAGTGCCTGGAGAAAGTCCTCCCCTCCATCAGTTCTGGCGGcgtgctgccctcggactctGGCTACGATGGGGCACTCCACAGTTCTGTGGAGTATGTGCGCATATTGCGCGACATACGTGAGAATCAGCACAAGCTGCAGCGCCAGATGATGGAGCAGCAGCGCCAGAGCATGCGGGCATTGCACAACATAAGCCAGGAGCTGGCCCACATCTACATGGGCGGCAGGAAGAGATTAAG ACGCACCATCAATGGATTCAACAAAAAGTGCCATAGAATGAGTCCCAATGCAGCGGCAGCGGGGGGAGCAGGAAGCGCACGTCCAGCACTCTCTGGGAATCCCAGGCGACAGCTTAACAAGCACAACTTTGGTCTGCACGAGATAGACGAGCAGTTGGAGCAGTGGTTAACGCAGCAGGATATTGATGAGTTCTCAAAGACACTCATACTGAATGAGGGCTTCACCTTTGAGGATTTCATCTACAATATGGAAAAGCTGGATCTCATGCGTCTGGGATTGCG CGTTGGCATTGAGGTGCGTTTGTGGAAGCTCATCATTCAAGAGCGTGTCTGCACTTCATCCGATTGTCTGGATAGTCCGCCTAGCACTTACCACAAGCCCATTGGTGGTGGTGGCTCCTCCCTGAACAACAATACCCTGGCATCGCCCACCACCACGACACCGGGAACACCAGGAACCTCAGGGAGCATCAAGACGAAGATCAAAAAGAGCGAAAGCGAATATGATTCCTGCAGCGAGTGA
- the LOC108155182 gene encoding zinc finger homeobox protein 3, with the protein MSEEEFLEIEPLGYATDDEVESFIDVEPKEQIQEDKPVNKTKRLVCMIDGCSYKTDRRRDMRRHRRSQKHIGDMANIADSDSDFERPLYNCPLCSYTTAKKFCFDRHNMSTKHRCKVQAQEDPLLRKEKVKILQSARRDSTSSQESDGVMYTCAACEYTTHRKESFKLHKMKRKHRYIMDIMKKNNQIITSGPMAQGDEVEYTPPESEDEAVLPWNATFYCDLCEYQTTTRYSFLRHKKSKKHQARAKEIEDMEEKSDSLPDAETFVTSEPEVQQEQELEYEETIEYDPLVQEEVVVEQEPDFQEIIYLPEGETGEEQHYFIVLSND; encoded by the exons ATGAGCGAGGAGGAATTCCTCGAGATAGAACCGCTCGGGTATGCGACCGACGATGAGGTGGAAT CATTCATAGACGTCGAACCCAAAGAACAGATACAAGAAGACAAGCCGGTGAATAAAACCAAACGACTCGTTTGCATGATTGACGGCTGTAGCTACAAGACGGACAGGAGACGGGATATGCGTCGACACCGTCGTTCGCAGAAGCACATCGGTGACATGGCGAATATTGCCGATTCGGACTCGGATTTCGAGAGACCTTTGTACAACTGCCCCTTGTGTTCGTATACGACAGCGAAGAAATTCTGTTTTGACCGGCACAATATGTCGACGAAACATCGATGCAAGGTGCAGGCACAAGAGGATCCATTACTCAGAAAAGAGAAAGTTAAGATATTGCAATCGGCGCGCCGTGACTCCACATCATCGCAGGAATCCGATGGAGTCATGTACACCTGTGCGGCTTGCGAATACACAACACACCGCAAAGAATCATTTAAGCTGCACAAGATGAAGCGAAAGCATCGCTATATAATGGATATCATGAAGAAGAACAATCAAATCATCACGTCCGGACCCATGGCGCAGGGTGACGAAGTAGAATACACACCGCCAGAGTCTGAGGACGAAGCGGTCTTGCCCTGGAATGCGACGTTTTACTGCGACCTTTGTGAATACCAAACCACCACTCGATATAGCTTTCTCCGCCACAAAAAGTCGAAAAAGCACCAAGCAAGAGCTAAGGAAATCGAGGATATGGAAGAAAAGTCCGACAGTTTACCGGATGCTGAAACTTTCGTAACTTCCGAGCCGGAGGTGCAGCAGGAACAGGAGCTGGAGTACGAGGAGACCATTGAATACGATCCTTTGGTGCAAGAGGAAGTGGTGGTGGAGCAGGAACCAGATTTCCAGGAGATCATTTATTTGCCCGAAGGGGAAACGGGCGAGGAGCAACATTACTTCATAGTGTTGAGCAACGATTAG
- the LOC108155181 gene encoding short-chain specific acyl-CoA dehydrogenase, mitochondrial gives MQSVLSRSLNIARRSVPMRQIASIAALPDTHQMLQKTCRDFANAELSPNAAKFDREHLYPAQQIKQMGELGVMSVAIPEELGGTGLDYLAYAIAMEEISRGCASAGVIMSVNNSLYLGPLLGFGNAAQKEAFITPYTTGERVGCFALSEPGNGSDAGAASTVATEKGDHYVLNGTKAWITNGFEAGSAVVFATTNKQLKHKGISAFIVPKGLKGFSLGKKEDKLGIRGSSTCQLIFEDCEIPKDSMLGEPGFGFKIAMQTLDAGRIGIAGQALGIGQAALELAVDYAQKRQAFGKPISKLQSIQQKIADMSLAMESARLLTWRAAWLKDNKQAYTKEAAMAKLAASEAATLCSHQCIQILGGMGYVADMPAERHYRDARITEIYEGTSEIQRLVIAGSILKEYAS, from the exons ATGCAGTCTGTCCTCAGCCGCTCCTTAAATATAG CACGCAGATCCGTGCCGATGCGACAGATCGCCTCCATTGCCGCACTCCCCGACACCCATCAGATGCTGCAGAAGACCTGCCGCGACTTTGCCAACGCCGAACTGAGTCCAAATGCAGCGAAATTCGATCGAGAGCATCTGTACCCGGCGCAGCAGATCAAGCAGATGGGGGAGCTGGGCGTCATGTCGGTGGCCATACCCGAGGAACTAG GTGGCACTGGATTGGATTATCTGGCGTATGCGATAGCCATGGAGGAGATCTCTCGCGGCTGTGCCTCTGCTGGAGTCATCATGTCGGTCAACAATTCCCTGTATCTCGGTCCACTACTGGGCTTTGGCAATGCCGCCCAGAAGGAAGCCTTCATCACGCCATACACGACTGGAGAGCGAGTTGGATGTTTTGCTCTGTCGGAGCCGGGCAATGGCTCGGATGCCGGTGCTGCCTCCACCGTAGCCACCGAGAAGGGGGATCACTATGTCCTCAATGGAACCAAGGCGTGGATAACGAATGGCTTTGAGGCGGGATCAGCAGTGGTATTTGCCACGACGAACAAGCAGCTGAAACACAAAGGTATCTCTGCCTTCATTGTCCCTAAAGGCTTGAAAGGTTTCTCGCTGGGCAAGAAGGAGGACAAACTAGGCATCAGAGGATCCTCCACGTGCCAGCTGATATTCGAAGACTGCGAAATTCCCAAGGACAGCATGCTGGGTGAGCCGGGTTTCGGTTTCAAAATTGCGATGCAAACATTGGATGCCGGACGCATTGGGATTGCCGGCCAGGCATTGGGTATTGGTCAGGCCGCTTTGGAGCTGGCTGTGGACTATGCTCAGAAGCGTCAGGCCTTTGGAAAACCCATCTCCAAACTGCAGTCCATTCAACAAAAGATTGCCGACATGTCGCTGGCAATGGAATCGGCGCGACTCTTGACCTGGCGTGCCGCCTGGCTGAAAGACAACAAGCAGGCGTATACAAAAGAGGCGGCAATGGCCAAATTGGCAGCTTCTGAGGCGGCTACTTTGTGCTCCCACCAATGCATTCAGATTCTGGGCGGAATGGGATATGTCGCAGATATGCCAGCGGAACGCCATTATCGCGATGCACGCATCACGGAGATCTACGAGGGCACCTCTGAGATTCAGCGTTTGGTAATTGCAGGCTCCATTCTCAAGGAGTACGCTAGTTAA
- the LOC108155891 gene encoding opsin Rh1: protein MDSFAAVATQLGPHFAALSNGSVVDKVTPDMAHLISPYWNQFPAMDPIWAKILTAYMIIIGMISWCGNGVVIYIFATTKSLRTPANLLVINLAISDFGIMITNTPMMGINLYFETWVLGPMMCDIYAGLGSAFGCSSIWSMCMISLDRYQVIVKGMAGRPMTIPLALGKIAYIWFMSSIWCLAPVFGWSRYVPEGNLTSCGIDYLERDWNPRSYLIFYSIFVYYIPLFLICYSYWFIIAAVSAHEKAMREQAKKMNVKSLRSSEDADKSAEGKLAKVALVTISLWFMAWTPYLVINCMGLFKFEGLTPLNTIWGACFAKSAACYNPIVYGISHPKYRLALKEKCPCCVFGKVDDGKSSEAQSQATNSEAESKA from the exons ATGGATAG CTTTGCAGCAGTAGCCACACAATTGGGGCCGCATTTCGCAGCCCTTTCGAATGGTTCGGTGGTGGATAAGGTTACCCCCGACATGGCACATCTAATCAGCCCTTACTGGAATCAGTTCCCCGCCATGGACCCTATCTGGGCCAAGATCCTTACGGCCTACATGATTATTATTGGAATGATTTCCTGGTGTGGAAATGGCGTGGTGATCTACATCTTTGCCACCACAAAGTCACTGCGTACTCCTGCAAACCTCCTGGTCATCAACCTGGCCATCTCCGACTTTGGCATCATGATCACCAACACGCCCATGATGGGCATCAATTTGTACTTTGAGACCTGGGTCCTCGGACCCATGATGTGCGACATCTACGCGGGTCTGGGCTCTGCCTTTGGCTGCAGCTCCATCTGGTCCATGTGCATGATCTCCCTGGATCGCTACCAGGTCATCGTCAAGGGCATGGCTGGACGACCGATGACCATTCCACTGGCATTGGGCAAGATTGCCTACATCTGGTTCATGTCGAGCATTTGGTGCCTGGCCCCCGTCTTCGGCTGGAGCAG GTATGTGCCGGAGGGTAACTTGACATCGTGTGGTATTGACTACTTGGAACGCGATTGGAATCCACGCTCGTACCTGATTTTCTACTCGATCTTTGTCTACTATATCCCGCTCTTCCTCATCTGCTACTCCTATTGGTTCATCATTGCT GCCGTTTCCGCTCACGAGAAGGCCATGAGGGAGCAGGCCAAGAAGATGAATGTCAAGTCCCTGCGCTCCTCCGAGGATGCCGACAAGAGTGCCGAGGGCAAGCTTGCCAAAGTGGCTCTGGTCACCATCTCCCTGTGGTTCATGGCGTGGACTCCATACTTGGTGATCAACTGCATGGGATTGTTCAAATTTGAGGGTCTAACTCCACTAAATACCATCTGGGGTGCCTGCTTTGCCAAGTCGGCGGCCTGCTACAATCCCATTGTCTATGGCATTAG CCATCCTAAGTATCGCCTGGCTTTGAAGGAGAAGTGCCCTTGCTGTGTTTTTGGCAAGGTCGATGATGGCAAATCGAGCGAAGCCCAATCGCAGGCCACCAACAGCGAGGCCGAATCCAAGGcataa